The genome window AAGAAGAAATGGCTCCATATATGGACATTCAGCTTGTTGCTTTCCCACAGGAAGGCATTCACTCTTATCCAAACGGTGCGGAATTGCTGGAGGAGTCACTGAAAATGGGCGTTGACGTGGTCGGTGGTATTCCACACTTCGAATTCACGCGGGAATACGGCGTTGATTCCATGAAAGTTGCGTTTGATCTGGCTGAAAAATACGATCGGCTCATTGATATTCATTGCGATGAGATCGATGACGAGCAATCTCGTTTCGTAGAAGTCGTTGCCAAGGAAGCCTACGAACGTGGATTGGGTTCACGCACAACGGCAAGTCACACAACAGCAATGGGGTCGTATAATGACGCTTATACGTACAAGTTGTTCCGCCTGCTTAAGATGGCTGATTTGAACTTTGTCTCCAATCCGCTAGTCAACATTCACCTGCAGGGACGTTTCGACACGTATCCGAAGCGAAGAGGTCTGACACGTGTTAAAGAGTTGCAGGAAGCAGGTCTGAATGTATGTTTTGGTCACGATGACATCTTCGATCCGTGGTATCCCCTGGGTACGGGCAACATGTTACAAGTGCTGCACATGGGGATTCATGCGTCGCAGTTGCTTGGTTACGACCAGATCGTGAATTCGCTTGATCTCATTACCAAAAACAGCGCAAGAACGTTACACATTGAAGATGTATACGGTATTGAAGAAGGCAAACCCGCTAACTTTATCGTACTTGAAGCAGAGAACGAGTATGAGGCTGTTCGCAAACAAGCCGGTGTACTGTATTCCTTCAGAGGCGGTCGTAAAATTGCGGAGTCGAAACCGAGGGACACTTCAATCATTTTTGAAGGCAGTTCAGAGAAAGTTACTTTCAATAAATAATCACGCTTTCCTTGAAAGTCGCTATTTTAGCGGCTTTTTTTCTTTTTTGTACGAATCACACCATGCATTATACAACCCAACATTTAACTTACCTTAAGGTTTCCACTAGCAGCTTGCTTCCCGCCTTTCTTACGAACAAAGCTAAGAATCAGCAGCAGCAGTGGTAACAAACCAAATAAAAAAATGGACATATTACCAAGAAAATCGCCCAAAGCTAGCGTTTCCTCCAGGTTTTTGGGTAAATAAGCAATCAAATAGAGCACGGGTAACATCGCAAATTGTATTCCGGTAATATTTTTGAGACGAAACAAATCTCGTATACCAATGGATGCAAAATAGTGCTTGAAGGCATAGGTTGCAAAAATTTGCATTAGCCAAAATACGATGAAAAGCGATTCATAGCGCTCAAATAAAAATCCTTCAATTTCAAAACTCCGAACCATATCAAACGTTGGCCACATCCGTGTCTCAACACCCGACAGAGATAAATTCCCCACGACTGTAACAATTGTTACCATATATATAATTGTACATATAAGTATACTGAAAATAGCCGTCTTATTACTTGCCTTCACGTCTGTCATATAAGCTGTGACGATGAGCAAAACTTCATATCCGGAATAGGAGAGACAAGAAGGCTTAAGTCCCTTCAATACAGGCATAATCCCCTCACCTAGCATGGGTCTGAGATTATTGATATCAAACATTTTCGTACTCAAAAGGAACACCAGTGCGAGCAATGCTAGCGTAACGGGCAGAACGATTGAAAAGACACGAATGATGACCATAAGACCACCCGTTAGCATGTAAATACCAATCCACAAACTAACCATAATGGTGACCCAGCTAGGGGTACGCTCAAGGATGTACATACTTGTAATTTCAGCCATGACTCTGACTTCGAATGAACATAGAACAATAAAATATACGATAATTAGAATTCCTAACAGATAAGAAATCCATTTTCCCGTGATTTCAGGAATAAACTCGAACACCGTTTTACCGGGGAATCTGCGACATAACGTTACAAGAAGAAGGCTGATTGTCGTTACGATCAAACCAGCCAGAATGACGGAGATCCATACATCTGGTGTTTTTACCGCCTTGCCAATCGTACGAGGAAGCGTTAGTATTCCTGCACCAAGGATGGAGTTAATAACTACAATTATTACTTCAGAGGTACTGATTGTTGTTGCGGATGTCCTCACAGGCTTCACTCCAAACTGGGAAATTTGTTTGTAGTGTTACCCAATGAAGTTATTTTATGTTATTTAAAATAAATAGAAAAAAAGTGCAGGTTGTTTTCGGTCTGTTCGTAATTACACACAGTATCCTAATAAGTTCATGAATTTGTCTCACTAGTTCAGATATTTCTTGCGAAACAGAAGGGGAGATATTCCAACATTTCGCTTGAAACAGGTAGAAAAGTAGGGAGAATATTGAAATCCTATTTCAGTCGCAATACGATCTATCGACCATTCCGTCGAAACCAGAAGCTGTTTGGCCCGCTCTATCCTGAATTGATGTAAATATTGAACAGGTGTCACACCGTACTTCATTTTCATGCAACGAACGATGTAGCTAGGGTGGAAGTGCAATGCTGACGAGAGAGTTTCATTGGTGATTTCCTCTTGGTAGTTCTGTTGCAGAAATAAGGCTACGCTCTCAGCAAGGCGTGAAGCAGGTGTCTTGGCCATATCTGAGGTGCCATTTTCGAGTATAGCCAAAAAACGGAATAGCAGCTGTTGCTTCTCCCAGAAGGATTCTCCCACGGGCAATAGTACAAGCTGGTGCATCATATCAAATGCGAGCTGGGGGTTTAGCAATGTGGTTTTCTTAGGAATTCGTATGGACTTAGGCTTATCAAATGGCGATAGCGGAATTGCTGCTTCCGACTCTTCTATTAAGGGACCTTGATGCCAGTCCACATGCTCAAAATGAACCCAGTAAAACGTTGCTTCCTGTTCGCAGGGCCTGAACGAGTAATGCTCACCTTCCGGCAGTAATACTAGTGCATCACCTGTAGCAAGTGTCCATTCCGTCCCGTTCTCACCGATATGTAGTTCTCCATTGACCACGAGCAGCACATCAAACAGGCCGAAATTTCTTCGATTCGGATGACGGTCTCCTACACGAAACGTTGAACGACCAGATTCCCAGTAATATGGAAGGGGTGGGGTTTGTAACGCAACAATGAATTCTTTGTCCAATGAATTAACCTCATTTTCAGTGTCATTTTGTATAGAAAAAAGCTCATTCCATTACTATTATCGCTTTACGAAAAAAGCATATACTCGACGTTGTAAAGAGTCAAATTTTATAAATTCGAGGTGTGTGTAATGGGACAAAAGCAAATTGAAATTCAAGACCAATTTTGGAATACATATTCTGATCTTGTACGAGAAACAGTCATTCCCTATCAATGGGAAGCTCTGAACGACAGGGTGGAGGACGCTGAACCTAGTCATGCCATTCGAAATTTCCGTATTGCTGCTGGCTTG of Paenibacillus sp. FSL R5-0517 contains these proteins:
- a CDS encoding GerAB/ArcD/ProY family transporter; the encoded protein is MRTSATTISTSEVIIVVINSILGAGILTLPRTIGKAVKTPDVWISVILAGLIVTTISLLLVTLCRRFPGKTVFEFIPEITGKWISYLLGILIIVYFIVLCSFEVRVMAEITSMYILERTPSWVTIMVSLWIGIYMLTGGLMVIIRVFSIVLPVTLALLALVFLLSTKMFDINNLRPMLGEGIMPVLKGLKPSCLSYSGYEVLLIVTAYMTDVKASNKTAIFSILICTIIYMVTIVTVVGNLSLSGVETRMWPTFDMVRSFEIEGFLFERYESLFIVFWLMQIFATYAFKHYFASIGIRDLFRLKNITGIQFAMLPVLYLIAYLPKNLEETLALGDFLGNMSIFLFGLLPLLLLILSFVRKKGGKQAASGNLKVS
- a CDS encoding helix-turn-helix domain-containing protein — translated: MDKEFIVALQTPPLPYYWESGRSTFRVGDRHPNRRNFGLFDVLLVVNGELHIGENGTEWTLATGDALVLLPEGEHYSFRPCEQEATFYWVHFEHVDWHQGPLIEESEAAIPLSPFDKPKSIRIPKKTTLLNPQLAFDMMHQLVLLPVGESFWEKQQLLFRFLAILENGTSDMAKTPASRLAESVALFLQQNYQEEITNETLSSALHFHPSYIVRCMKMKYGVTPVQYLHQFRIERAKQLLVSTEWSIDRIATEIGFQYSPYFSTCFKRNVGISPLLFRKKYLN
- a CDS encoding cytosine deaminase translates to MIIQNAKLRGKEGLWSIVVKDGKFEQITQSLEVTDNEEILDVNGSLVLPPFIEPHIHLDTTLTAGEPEWNLSGTLFEGIQRWSERKVSLTLEDVKTRSKTALKWQLAQGIQHVRTHVDVTDPSLIAVKAMLEVKEEMAPYMDIQLVAFPQEGIHSYPNGAELLEESLKMGVDVVGGIPHFEFTREYGVDSMKVAFDLAEKYDRLIDIHCDEIDDEQSRFVEVVAKEAYERGLGSRTTASHTTAMGSYNDAYTYKLFRLLKMADLNFVSNPLVNIHLQGRFDTYPKRRGLTRVKELQEAGLNVCFGHDDIFDPWYPLGTGNMLQVLHMGIHASQLLGYDQIVNSLDLITKNSARTLHIEDVYGIEEGKPANFIVLEAENEYEAVRKQAGVLYSFRGGRKIAESKPRDTSIIFEGSSEKVTFNK